A genomic segment from Triticum dicoccoides isolate Atlit2015 ecotype Zavitan chromosome 1A, WEW_v2.0, whole genome shotgun sequence encodes:
- the LOC119276637 gene encoding uncharacterized protein LOC119276637, whose product MPAAPAVGSSGHVADGRASCRGNLLRPHPPARPGPGAPVPVRGHTVETIESSGDTAADNLLLSEDGHGDSTECSSSFGPSCSVSDDETKSGMHDMEVDSPFLGNFNVDGAASLPKMARQKQVTAEWREAVRPIMWRCQWLELRMKELSSQVAKYDRELALISHEKDLQSEMIATDSSGPELAKQDAQGHDRNIMKRRQRQRLEDIVDTSLYMDSHQILSYYHESKNRNSGAETDGLLIYDDAVAEDTKRRVPDNTLPESKETDRVLEQYSLTDILRTIDSIQSRVLRLQGHLSKVCSNHTQVKVPPKSQKAQTQLASCKKDGHHPQKKRDLNSLLQEEDKPRPLVGVPTALSDRCTDYVMECGKRNIAEEGATQPYAKKVTFETLFGADNPLIDHTHLGELYKENADDVLIDNRAALVEGYQQFEKVKQEAQNHVELANKVANTLLSRGEETVARQVVKLEPVYEIAPSVKQVGPGNKRSKKPKKKSGSSLPPLEEQIEKSPDVPAKKRTVKDLHNLKNEKPVFVAVDTRRSQRVRKPKKYGSD is encoded by the exons ATGCCAGCGGCTCCGGCGGTGGGCAGCAGCGGTCATGTCGCCGATGGCAGGGCCAGCTGTCGGGGTAACCTTCTTCGCCCCCACCCCCCTGCTCGCCCCGGCCCCGGCGCGCCGGTGCCTGTCCGTGGTCATACGGTGGAGACGATCGAGTCTTCAGGTGACACGGCTGCTGACAATCTTCTCCTCTCCGAAGACGGCCATGGGGACAGCACGGAGTGCTCGAGCTCATTTGGGCCCTCCTGCTCTGTTTCTGATGACGAGACCAAGTCAGGCATGCACGACATGGAGGTGGACTCGCCTTTCCTGGGTAATTTCAATGTGGACGGCGCCGCTTCTCTTCCAAAGATGGCCAG ACAGAAGCAAGTGACAGCTGAGTGGAGAGAGGCCGTTCGCCCAATTATGTGGCGATGCCAGTGGTTAGAATTGCGTATGAAGGAGCTTTCGTCGCAAGTAGCAAAGTATGACAGGGAACTTGCTTTAATCAGTCATGAAAAAGATCTGCAGTCTGAGATGATTGCAACCGATAGTTCTGGTCCAGAACTGGCAAAACAGGATGCCCAAGGCCATGATAGAAATATTATGAAGAGGAGACAACGGCAAAGGCTTGAAGACATCGTGGACACCTCATTGTACATGGATAGTCATCAAATATTATCCTATTATCATG AAAGCAAAAACAGAAATAGTGGAGCTGAAACAGATGGTCTGTTGATTTATGATGATGCAG TTGCTGAGGATACCAAAAGAAGAGTTCCTGACAATACATTACCGGAGTCTAAGGAAACAGATAGGGTCTTAGAACAATATTCTTTAACAGATATTCTTCGGACAATTGATAGTATCCAGTCTCGAGTCCTTAGGCTTCAAGGTCATCTCAGCAAGGTTTGCAGCAATCACACACAAGTTAAGGTGCCTCCAAAGAGTCAGAAGGCTCAAACCCAGTTAGCCTCTTGTAAGAAGGATGGACACCATCCTCAGAAAAAGAGGGATCTGAATAGTTTGCTTCAGGAGGAGGATAAACCTAGACCACTTGTTGGAGTGCCAACTGCTTTATCAGATAGGTGCACTGACTATGTGATGGAATGTGGAAAGAGAAATATTGCAGAAGAAGGTGCAACACAACCATATGCAAAGAAAGTCACATTTGAGACACTCTTTGGTGCAGATAATCCCTTAATTGATCATACTCATCTAGGAGAATTATACAAAGAA AATGCTGATGATGTCCTAATAGACAATCGAGCAGCCCTAGTAGAAGGGTACCAGCAGTTTGAGAAGGTGAAGCAGGAAGCACAGAATCATGTGGAGCTGGCTAATAAGGTTGCTAACACCCTTCTTTCCAGAGGAGAAGAAACTGTTGCAAGACAGGTAGTTAAGCTTGAACCAGTTTATGAAATAGCTCCAAGTGTGAAGCAAGTCGGCCCTGGAAATAAACGAAGCAAGAAACCAAAGAAGAAATCTGGGAGCTCTCTGCCTCCTTTGGAAGAGCAAATCGAGAAGTCCCCTGATGTACCTGCAAAGAAGAGAACTGTGAAAGATCTGCACAATTTGAAGAATGAAAAGCCTGTTTTTGTAGCTGTGGACACGCGGAGGAGCCAACGAGTCCGAAAACCTAAAAAGTACGGAAGCGATTGA